DNA from Nematostella vectensis chromosome 5, jaNemVect1.1, whole genome shotgun sequence:
TGTAGCAAGAATGTATTGTAACtctatttattcttttttcaactgatgtttatgacatacctcgATCAAGTTATCCGAAAACtcgttagaaaaaaaaagctgagACCGGAAAATTTCGGGCTCGGATTTCGAAATTTGACAAAACTTCCGGATTCTGAAACACGGCCTCGGCAAGTCTCGGATTTACCTATTGTACCCCTAGTAAAGCTAACAGCAGagcaaatacaatacaccTCTGTGCcggttttttttacttatctGATTGATTTTTATCGCTAAGTTTCGCGTTGTTTTTGCAGATGGCCATGTTTTGAGATTCCAAACATTCCTGAAGCTGGTTCTGGGTTTAGTTGACTGCCCATTGAGCAAAATCCATTTCAATTCTATGTGATAAACACATTGCATGTTTTTATATTAATAGGTATTTACCTGCTTGTCCTCATCTTTGTCCTGTTTCTTGTCTTGATTTGACTCATCATCGCTTGTCCCGAAGCACGTGGGTATCACTAAGACCACTAACACCAGATAAACGAGGAGAAAACGCCAATCCATTGATGGGATTTTTACTAATAGAAGTAACCAATctgatttttttgtataaaaatagtaaaatcTCTGAATGTAGGGTTAAAGAGAAAGCCACAACTAAATTGCTACCAAGAGTCAATATAACACAACCTACAACCTACATTCAACCAAACTGAATCTGAGGAGTAACGCTGACCATTCTCTCACTCTGAACACTAGCACTTCCGTTACACATGACACCTATAAAAAGGCTAACATCATTTCCGGTTCTTGGAGAAATCTagatttatttgacaaaaaagtgtatctttttttctcacaaGCGTATTCATATTATTTCCGACAAAGCTCTAGTTTTTTAAGCCATGCGATTTTTGTCAAGTTCTTCGTCCAGTGCACTCATTAAAAAGAAGTGTTGCAGAGTATTAAACAGGAAACCAAAAATAACGGTTTTGATATACATGATGCAGCTTTGATGGTTTAATTCAAGGAAATTCTCTGGAACTAAAACTTTTATAAGAAATCATTTATACAGTATTTCTGTGATGCCGTTTGCCTAACTAATTACTGGCCTCAGTATCGGGTGATTTTCTTTTGTACGCTGCTTGACTGAAACTCGTCATCGCAAACTGTGGACATTGCGAGTAAAAACTGACAAGAACCTACCCTGACCACCCCCAGATAAGAACCACTCTAGGCTATCAAAAACAggtttttattgtaaaacaaataattttacATATCAAAAAATTAAGTGCCACgatacaaaacaacacaccAAACAAAATAAGCAGGAAAGAGGAAATGGTATTAAACTatgcaaaataacaaaaaacgaaaataaataattatgacCGCCACTGTTAATTTACGAATAACAAGAACATAGTATCCTAAGTTCTCACAAAGAACCATTCATATAAGGACATGCGGAGGTTTAAATAAAATGCCATAGACATTGAAAGTCGTCATCATTGCCTGAGTGTCGAACATTTAGGGTTTAAAGGGTAGGAGATATTTAAAAGTCACATgacctatgacgtcattgacattGAGTGGCACTCGTCATCGAGACCAGTGGTTGAGTAGTGTACATTGCCTGAGTATCGGGCCTTTGGGGTTTAAAGGGTAAGAGATATTGAAACTTTttaaagtcacgtgacatatgacgtcattgacattGATTGGCACTCGTCATCGAGGCCAGTGGTTGAGTAGTTTACATTGCCTGAGTATCGGGCCTTTGGGTTTTAAAGGGTAGGAGATATTGAAGCTTtttaaagtcacgtgacctatgaCGTTATTGACATTGATTGACACTCGTCATCGAGGCCAGTGGTTGAGTAGTGTACATTGCCTTAGTATCGGGCCTTTAGGGTTTAAAGGGTAGGAGATATTGAAGCTTtttaaagtcacgtgatctatgACGTAAGTGACATTGAGTGGCACTCGTCATCGAGGCCGGTGGTTGAGTAGTGTACATTGCCTTAGTATCGGgcctttgttttaattttttttatgatgcttcaaaaagtatttccttccactttccctttgtccattctGGTAATTCCacggggttcatttcggggactccttgggatcgtttcggggcCCGGGATCATTTGGGggacttttggggatcgtttcgggtcctgggatcatttcgggtcctgtacaaaataagaatgcctttgaaaatttttaaatatttcttgAACATTTTTTTGGTTCACATGTGGACCTCATGTGTATGATGCAGCCATTAAATGAATCAATTCTATGTGAGGGAGAGATTGTCATTGCTGTATGGCATTTTTGACAGTTTGTGTTCTTTGTTGTAGGATTGCACAGTAAAATCATCAGGAACTACCTCCTTCTTGAAGTTTATCAGCAGGAAATCATTATAATTGACATTCCCATGGTAAGACTGTCTATTAgggaaaaatatctttttcCCATCTCTTATAAGATACAGTTTGTTTGCTGTGTCTGGGACGTCTATGTTTCTCATAAAAATCCCCTTTAGAGCGGACAACAGTAATGTACTTTCCCTTTTTCCGATCAAAGTGTTTCCATCCAAGAGAGATTTTTCTTGTGTTCTTAGGCTTCCTACTACTTGTCTTTTCAACCCTCTTTGAGCTTGATGCCTTGCATTCATTGAGAAGCGCTTTCTTCCTGGATTCCCATTCgttatttttcatttctttttcacaCATTGCCTTTAAGGCATATATGTCACCTCTTTTGACAACACCTAATTCCATCAACAGGTCTTCTGGAGAGTGAATGACGGCAAGCCAATccatctgaaaaaaataaaaacaacagttACTATGGTGACATCTAACAGGAAAATGGACTTCTCCTCTCTCTTTTACAGGAGATCTACACAATATTATTATCAGCAATTATTATAAGCAGAAATAGGCATGGATCTAGGCCAATTAGTTATGGATTGAATCATCACACCAAAAAGATCATTATCGTCATACATCATCCCATAAATCATGGCATCTGAAAGTGGggaaaaatatagaaaatcaTGCGAAAATTGAAGAGCTTATTATTATGCAGAAAACTTGGCCAATTCATGAGCAGGTGGATAGGGAGAAATTGCACAGAAATTTGGCTTCAAAATGTATCCTAAagcaatttaaaaataaaaatggtatATTTTCGGTATTCAACAGATTCAATTTTCTTACTATCATGGAATTTTTGTtccaaaattatttcaaaaagtGAAGAACATGCAACTATATGCAACCAAGCAATAAACAACTGAACTATGAACCAGTCTGCTGAAGCCCATCTCAAGACTAGTTCAGTTCATATGGGAGGCAGAATTTTTGGTACCCAGTTATTTTTGTTCATGTCAAAAGTGGTTTTATGTTCATGATTTTTAGTTGTTTACATTAAATGTTATTTTACCCACAAAATGGAAataagaatttaaaaaaatatatcacattAAACCATAGGGAGATAAATACATTTTGATCTTAGGTCTGTGGTAGGGTATTTAACAATTGTTCTCTGGTGCGCTGTGTATGTCCTATTATGTACCACAAATTTACGTTATCAAATAGTCAAAATTCTGTGGATTCACGAGTCGCCTTGCTTAGTGAATCTGCAATAAATTGTGACCATTTGATGACGCAAATTTGTGGTACATAAGAGGACATACCACAGCAAGCCAGAGAACATTTTTTATACCGCAACAATAATGCTTAAAAGTCGCAAAGTGCACAGCAAACGCTTTTCTTCATGGCGCGCACTGTTATGGCGCCATCCATGGTATGTACTCTCTCATCTACTCATGGAtgctagccaatcagagcttCAGAAACATGTGTGTTGTGGTATAAACAATTTTAATCGTCTCTGGTAGGaaataaaaagcatttttGCCC
Protein-coding regions in this window:
- the LOC116601390 gene encoding uncharacterized protein LOC116601390 isoform X1, with the protein product MYFCIIRTRVSVTGICLENKLICTVTHKGQPVLAPPILEWAMKNEQQISIRCVSRMRELHVEQDGVSEPRGDKEKVVGFLESIGLTTVIIEKFQKEGMDWLAVIHSPEDLLMELGVVKRGDIYALKAMCEKEMKNNEWESRKKALLNECKASSSKRVEKTSSRKPKNTRKISLGWKHFDRKKGKYITVVRSKGDFYEKHRRPRHSKQTVSYKRWEKDIFP
- the LOC116601390 gene encoding uncharacterized protein LOC116601390 isoform X2 yields the protein MSHKVVGFLESIGLTTVIIEKFQKEGMDWLAVIHSPEDLLMELGVVKRGDIYALKAMCEKEMKNNEWESRKKALLNECKASSSKRVEKTSSRKPKNTRKISLGWKHFDRKKGKYITVVRSKGDFYEKHRRPRHSKQTVSYKRWEKDIFP